TTCCCTCACGCCGACCGGCCCCTCCTTTCGATCGGCACATAGGGACTGCTCACTCCGGCGTAGGCCGGGCCGAACAGTTCCAGTCCCCGCGGCGTTCTCCAGGCCGCCGGGGCCGGGAAGCCAATCACCGTAACGGCCTGGCCTTCGCGCGCCCCGGGGTTGATCACCGGGTCACCGGTCTGGCCGTCTAGGACGACGATGAGGTCCGGCACGGTGACGTCCACCGCCCCGTCCCGCCAGGCTGCCATGTGCTCGTTCTTATAGCTGATCCGGTAGGCCGAACCGGAGTCCGGACCGGAGCCTCTGATCTCGATCTCACCGAGGGTGAACCCGGCCTCGTCTTTCCACCAGGCCCGGGTGATCGTCCCGCAGAAGAGGTGGAAACCCTCACCCGCCTGCCGGACGGCCTCGGCCGCTTCTGTCCCGCCGGTCCCGGCGCTCTTCGCCCGGCGAAGGGCGGCGCCGATCTTCTCGGCCCGGCTTATCGCTCCCTCGATGACCTTGCCCGGCAGTTCTCTGGCCGGGAGCGGATGGTCGGCCACCCCGATCTTGTTCTGGCTGGCTACGGCCATCGCCCGGACCAACGCTTCGGCCCGGAAGTCGTTGACCACCCGGGTCAGGACGGCGGCATCGCCGAACTGGTTAGCCAGGCCCATCGGGGCGATGGAGACTCCGTTGATGAAGAAGGTCGAATGGATGAGTTCCGGCACTGAGCGCCCGGCGGGGTCGCCATCGACCACCGGGACGCCGAGATTGGCCGCGCTGGTCAGGGCGCTGGCCGTGTTACCTCCGCCAAGCTCGGTTGAGATCACCGCCCCAATCTCTTTTCCCAGGTACGCGGCAAGGGCCCGGGCGGCGATGATCGACTCCAGCTCATTAACCCGGGGCAAACCCTCATAGGCAGCAACCTGTTCCGGCGTCAGGGGCGAGATCGAACCGGCGAAGTAGGGGGATACGACTAGGACGTCGCCGGGGAGTTCGTCCGCCGAGGCTAGCCGGACCACCTTCCCCGCAACCGCGTCGGCTCGGATCATCTTCAGCCCCGTTTCCAGGCTTCCGCCGCCGCCGGTCCCCAAGATGGCACAACCTACCAGGATGTCCTCGATCTCTTCCAGAATCAGTTCACGCACGACTCTTCCTCCTTCAAGCCCGCCCATTTAGGTGGCAGGCCAGCTTGCGTCCGTCCCCCAGGTCAACCATCGCCGGTTCCTCGGTCGCACAGACGGCCAGCCGCTCCGCGCAGCGCGGGTGGAAGCGGCACCCCGAGGGCGGGTTAGCCGGATTCGGCACGTTCCCCTCGAGAATCTCTTCCTGGCCCCGCTGCGTCGGGTCGGGTACCGGGACCGCGGCGAGGAGCGCCTTGGCGTAGGGGTGGAGCGGGCGGCGGAAAACGTCCTCGACCCGCCCCTGCTCGACGATTTGCCCGAGATACATGATGGCCACGTTATCGCTGAGGTGGTTAACCACGCTGAGGTCATGGGAGATCAGCAGGTAGCTTAGGCCCAGCCGATCGCGGAGGCCTTTCAGCAAGTTGAGAATCTGCGCCTGGACCGAAACGTCGAGGGCCGAGGTCGGTTCGTCGAGCACGATGAACTCGGGATTGAGGGCCAGCGCCCTGGCGATGACGATACGCTGCCGCTGGCCACCGCTGAACTCGTGCGGGAAGCGGTGGAGGTGCTCGGCCCCCAGACCGACTTCCTTGAGCAGAGCAAGGACCTTGGCCTCGACCTCTTTCCGGCCCAGGTGGAGGTGCGTGGTCAGGGGCTCGGCGACGATGTCCTTGATCGTCAGCCGCGGGTTCAAGGCCGAGTAGGGGTCCTGAAAAACGATCTGCATGTCCCGCCGCAGCCGCCGCATCCCCGGGGCATCCAGGTGGACGATGTCCTGGCCGCGGAAGCGGATCTCGCCCGCCGTCGGTTCAAGGAGGCGGAGGATAACCCGACCGAGGGTGCTCTTCCCGCACCCCGACTCCCCGGCCAGCCCGAAGGTATGTCCCTGCTCGTCGATGGTTAGGTCGACGCCGTCGACGGCGCGGACCCAGCTGGCCGCCTGGCCGAACACGCCGGCCCGGACAGGAAAATGCTTCTTGAGGCCCTTCACCTCGAGAACTGGCGGGCGGGCCTCGGCGCCAGCCTCGCCGATGGCAGTCGTGACCCTCACCTCACCACCCCCTTCCAACAAGCCGCGAAGTGATCGGGCCCAACCGCGGTCAGGGCCGGACGCTCGGTCCGGCAGGAATCCGCGGCCTGCGGGCAGCGCGGCTGGAAATGGCAGCCCGGTTCGGGGCGGGTGATCGCCGGTACCGTCCCCTCGATCACCGGGAGGGTATCCCGCCTCTCCCCCAGGCGTGGGATGGCTTTCAGGAGCAGGTCAGTGTACGGGTGGGCCGGCCGCCTGAAGATCTGCAGGGTCGGCCCGAGTTCGACGACATTCCCGGCATACATCACCGCCACCCGGTCGGAGACCTTGGCCACCACCCCGAGGTTATGGGTGATGAAGACGATCGAGGCGTTGATCTGCGCCCTCAATTCGCCGATCAGCCGAAGGATCTGGGCCTGGATGGTCACGTCGAGGGCCGTTGTCGGCTCGTCGGCCAGGAGGAGGTCCGGGTTCGAGGAGAGGGCCATGGCGATCATCACCCGTTGCCGCATCCCGCCGCTCAACTCGTGCGGGTAGTTCCCGAGGATCTTCTCCGGGTCGGGCAGCCGGACCAGGTTGAGCATATCCAGCGCGCGCTGCCGGGCGGCCCGCCAGGGGACCTTCGCGTGCTGGGCAATCACCCGGGTCAGGGGTTCGCCCACCGCGAAGACCGGGTTCAGCGAGGACATTGGGTCCTGGAAGATCATCGTGATCTGGTGACCACGGATCTCTCGCATCTCGGCCTCGGTACGCCGCAGGAGGTCCTGCCCCTTAAAAATGATCTCGCCCGACTCGATCTGCACCTTCTTCTCCGGCAGGAGACGGAGGATTGATAGGGCGGTGACGCTCTTCCCTGAACCGGTCTCGCCGACCAAGCCGAAGATCTCCCCGCGGCGGATGTCCAGGCGGCCGATGTCCACCGCCCGGACGTTCCCGCCGAAGGTGCGGAAGGTCACGACCAGGTTTCGGATCTCCAGGATGGGCTCCCGGTGGGGGATCGGTCCAGCGCTTAAGTCGATCGCCCCCATGTTACACTTCCCTCGTCTTCGGGTCGAGGATTTCGCGCAGTCCGTCGCCGACGAAGTTGAAGCCCAGCACGGTGAGGAAGATTGCCAACCCAGGGAAGGTGACGTACCACCAATTGGTCATGAAGAAGTTGCGCCCGATGCTGACCGTGAGCCCCCACTCCGGCTGCGGTGGTTGCGCCCCCAGGCCGAGGAAGCTCAACGAGGCCGCCTCGAGGATGATCGAACCAAAATCCATCGAGGCCTGGACAATGATCGGGGCGATGGCGTTGGGTAGAACATGACGAAAAATAATCTTGATGGGTGAGACCCCCGTGGCCCGGGCCGCCTCGACGAACCCCCGCTCCCGGAGGGCGATCGCCTGGCCGCGGATGAGCCGCGTGTACCACGGCCACCAGGCGATGGCGATGGCGATCATCGCGTTGACCAGGTTCGGACCGAGCATGGCCGAGATGGCCGTCGCCAGGAGGAGCGGCGGGAAACTGAGGAAGACGTCGGTGACCCGCATGATCACTTCGTCAACCCCCCCCCCCACAAATCCCGCCAACAGCCCCAGGGGCACTCCGATGAGGAGGGCCAGGCCGATGGTGAAGATGCCGACCCCTAGCGAGATTCGGGAACCGTAGACCACCCGGCTGAAGATGTCCCGTCCCATCTCATCGGTCCCGAACGGATGCTGCAGGCTCGGTGCGAGGAGCGAACGCTCGGTGTGAACTTCCGAGCGGGCGTCCCCCGGGTAGGGGGCGATGACCGGGGCGAGGAGGGCGACCAAGACCAAGCCGCAGACGATGAATAATCCGATCATCGTCAGGAGGCTCTTCTTGACAAGGTAGACATCGTAGCGAAGGGCCTGCAGCGAAGCGGAAGCTCGAGTTCGGCCGATTTCCGTGGCACTCATTGGGCGATCGTTCCCTCCTCTCAATTGGTCTTGATCCGCGGGTCGAGGATGGCGTGAATAATATCCACGCCCAAGTTGAGAGCGACGTAGAGGGCGGCCACGAGGATGGTCACGCCCATGATCGCCGGGTAATCGGCGGAGATGACCGAGTTGGCGGCGTAGTGGCCCAGCCCAGGCCAATTGAAGACGGCCTCGATGAGGAAGGTCCCGGCCATCGAGTAAGCAAAGGTCAGGGCGATCACCGTCACCGTGGGGGCGACGGCGTTCTTGAGCGCGTACTGGTAGGTGATCCGCCGCTCGGAAAGCCCGTAGGCCCGAGCGACCCGAATGTAGTCCTCGTTCAGGACCTCCAGCATCGACGACCGGGTCATCCGGGCGATCAGCCCGAGGGGGTAGGCGGCCAGGGTCAGGGCTGGTAGGAAAAGGTGCCAGAGGCTGTTAAAGAAGACGACCGGGTTGCCGGCCAGGATCGAGTCGACGATGTAGGACCCGGTGACGGTGGGGATCTGGTAGCCGAGTTTGAGGCCCAGGTCCAGGCGGCCCCCCACCGGGAAGAGCCGAAGATACTTGAAAAAGACGAGTTGCAGGATCATCGCCATCCAGAAGGTGGGGAGGGACACTGCCCCGATGGAGATGGTCCGGCTGACATGGTCGACCGCTCGGTCCTTGTGGGAGGCGGAGATTACCCCCAGGGGGACGCCGATGATGATGGCCATGACCATCCCGCTGATGATCAGTTCCAGGGAGGCCGGCAGGTAGTTCTGAATGTCCTTGAGCACCGGCTGGTGGCTGACGATGGAAACCCCCCAGTTGCCCCGGAACAGGTCGGACATGTAGCGGACGTACTGGACGTAAATCGGCTTGTCCAGGCCCAGCTCGACCTTGGCCCGCTCGATCTGCTCTATCGTCGCCCGGGGCCCGACCCAGCGGGCCGCCGGATTCGAGGGGACAACGCGGGCGATGAAAAAGGTCACGATGGTCGTTCCCAGGAGGACCACCAGGCCCAGAAGCAGGCGACGGATGATGAACGACCTCATGAGGGTCACCTCGTCCCAATTCGATTATGGGGGGAGGCGGCCGGCCAGCTAGCGGCGTGTGGACGCCGCATGCCGGGCGGACCGCCTCCTCGTCCGTGACTCTTGATCTCTTCAGGGTGACCGAGCACGGTCAGGCCTGGTGGCCGGGACCGGCCGGGCCTTTACTTGCCTTCCCGGTAGGTGTTGTAGAAGAAGACGACATGCGGGTAGGCCGGATTATCCGTGTACCCCTTGAGGTTCGAGCGGATGGCCCGAACGTATCGCTGGTCATAGATGAACAGCGAGGCCGCGTCGTCGATGAGCAGCTTCTGAGCCTGGCTGTATTGCTGAATGGCCTTCGCCCGGTCCGAACCCGAAAGGCTATGGGCCTCGTCGACCAGCCGGTCGAGCTCCTTGTTGTAGTAGTATGACAGGTTGAAGTTGATGCTATCTTCGGTGTGGAACATGTTGACCAGGAAGTCATACGGGTCGGCGTACGTCGGCCACCAATAGAAGAGGAAGATGTCCTGCCGCTGCTTGGGATCGGTCGCTTTGGCCAGGTCCCACTGCGGTTCCCAGACCATCTGCCTCGTCTCCAGATTGATATTGAGCTTGGCGAAGGAGGCCTTCATCAACTCGGCGATCCGCCGTTCAAACTCGTCTCCCGAGGCGTAGGTGAGGACGAGCTTTAGGCCGCCGTTTGGGTACCCCGCCTTGGTCAGCAATTCCTTGGCCTTGTCCAGGTTATAGGAGTACTGAAAGAGGTTGTCATCGTGACCCCACAGCCCGTTGGGGACGGCCCCCCGGGACTGGGTGGCGTATCCCTTCATTACCCCTTTGACAATCTCATCGTAGGGCATGGCGTAGGAGATGGCTTGACGGACGAGCGGGTTGTCGAGGGGAGCCTTCTTCGTATTGAGCAGCCCGAATAGGCTCTGGTAGGATGGTGAGACGTTGATTGTCACGTTAGGGTCGTTCTTCAGCTGATCGATCTGCTCGAAGGGCAATTGGTCAACGAAGTCGGACTGCCCCGACTGGAGCATCTGCGCCTTCGTCGAGGCTTCGCTGACCTGCTGGAAGACCAGCTGGTCAAAGTGCTTACCCTGCCAGCCGCCCCAATAGCCATCGAACTTCTTGAGGATGGCCTCTTCTTTGCCCTTGAAAGAATCCAGCGTGTATGGTCCGGTCCCGGCCTCGTGGCCTTTCTCGAACCAGTCCTCGCCGTTGTCCTTGATAACCTCGGGATCGAAGATGTGGGCCCCGTAGCCGGAGGCGACAATCAGGTCCAACGGGGCGGCGAACTTGAGATCGATCTCCAGCTTATAGGGGTTGAGAACCTTGATCTCCTTGACCGGGGTCCAGATGAAGGACGCTCCCTTCCCCCGCTTGATGCAGCGTTCGAAGGAATACTTGACGGCATCGGCGGTCATCTCGTTCCCAGTATGGAACTTGACCCCCTTGTGTAGGTCGAAGGTCCAGGTCAAACCATCGGGCGAGACCTGATAGCCGGTGGCCAGCAGGGGGACGGTCTTCTTTTGCTTGTAGTCGTAGCGCAGCAAGGTTTCGTATATGTTGTTGAGGACGATGATTTCGTTCGAGAAGCTGTCGCTCGGGTCCCAGAAGACGACCACCTGGTTGGTACTGGTGTAGACGGCCACCGACGGCTTGGTAAGCTTCGCACCTCCGCACCCGGCCGTGCCGACAACGAGAGCGAGAATGAAGACGGCCGCCGTCGCCCTCACGAGTCTTGATTTCACCCTGATCCCTCCATGCCCTGTTGTTCTACCCGGGCCCTCCGCCTCCGTCGACGAGGGCGACATGGGCGGGTCGGGCCAAAAGTTTGGACTATGTATTCCACGGATATGCAGACATCCCTCTTTTGGGACAGGCGAAATCCGCGAGAGCGGCTAGGGGAAGCCGTTTCGAACGGTCAGGTCCGGTGCTTCACCGTCGGTGAGGGAGCCGACCGCCTGCTCTGGGCCAGGCCCATGGCGATCAGCGATTGGATCAGACAGAACGCGGCCGGGGTGGGCTCGATCACCGGCGCCCCATAGCGCCGCTCGATCTCGGCCTTGACCCCGGGCATCGCCCCGCAGCCCAGGACGACCGCGTCGCAACGGTCTTCTAAGATGAGTTCACCGGCCACCTCAATCAGGCGGGCGGCTGTCCGCCGCTCGTCGGCCATCTCCACCACCGGGATGTCGAGCGAGCGTACCGCCCTCAGCTTGCCGCCGTTGTAACGAGAGGTCTGCTGCCAGGTGACGTAGACGTCGGCCGGCAGGACCCCGATGATCCCGTAGTGGTCGGCCACCGCCTGGGCGGTCACGCAGGCCGCCTGGCCGATCCCGACGGCGGGGACGGTCGCCGCCTCGCGGGCTCCGGCCAGTCCCGGGGCAAATCAATTGGGGGGAGCCGCGGACTGGGCGATGGGGCCGTGGTTTTTGCTGCCTGATGGTTGCTTCGGTCCCCTTCACCACCCGCCACAGCACTCCAGTCCGTGGGATCGAGTTCGGGGCCAACGTCGTGAACTCCATCACCCCGAAGTCGAAGACGTAGAGGCACTTACCCGTCTCGTCGAAGCGAACCGCGGTGATTCGCTTGAAGCCCTGGACCAGCCGACCGGCCCGGGGCTTCCGTTTGTTCTTGATGAACCAGGAGACCTGGCCGGTCGTCCGGTCGATCTTGAGCACGCCGGCCGGGGTCGGGGCGAAGTTCCGGCCGGTGAGGGGCTGGCCGTCGCCGAAGGTCCCGACGAACAGTGCGTTCTCAGCCCCGAAGGCCGCCGTCCCTACGGCGGTCTTGGTCGGCGACTCATGGGTGGTCAGGCCGACGAAGGGCGGCTCGACCAGCGGCGGGTTCTTGATCAGCGGGTCGCGGTTCTGGCCGCGGTCGGAGGCGAACTTCGGGTCGCTCAGGGGCGTCGTTCCGGCGAAGTCTGGCCAGCCGTACCAGGCCCCCGGCTTGACTTTCTCGACCCAGTCGGGGCTGTCTTTGACCGCCCGGCCGCCGCGGTCGTCGTAACCGAGGTTGGTCGCGTAGAGCGTCCCGTCGGGGGCAAAGGCCGCCCGTAGGGGTTCCGGAAGCCGTCGGCGTAGGTCTCCATTTTCCCCGACGCTTCCGTCAGCCGCCCGCCGGCAGCTTCCGGGTCTTGGCTTTATTATCAAGCGTTGCCGGGGGGATTATCTCCGGCCCAGGCGAACCACGCCGGTTGGCGACCGCGAAACCCTGAGTTGATAGTCCGTGTCCCCTGGGGCTGGCCCTGCTGATGCCGGCGCCCCCATCTGGCTGCGGGGTCAAGGCTTTGACACCGTTTGGGAGTAACTGGTAGAATCAACTCGACAGGCCTCCCCGGTTTGTCGAATCTGGACCGGGCGGCACCGGATAGCTTAGGCTGCCCCGAGGCCTGCTGCTTTCGCCACCCTCAACATCAGCGCCCAGCACCATGAGTTGGCGGCCACCAGTTCCATCGCCGACCGTAAGGACTCATCCTGCTGGGCGCACGGACGCGCGTCAGAGCATACTCTGGCGCGCCTGCTTTTTCCGGTCCGGGAATCTGAGCCCTAAGGAGGCCACGATCGATGGAAGAGCGCAGAAGTCTGGTTCAACGCCTTTCCGGCCTGCTCCCAATGGTCCGCTTTGGTCTGTGGTTGATGCTGCTCCTGGCGGTGGGCTTCACCCCGCTGGCCCTCCTGTCGCCGTCGGCGGCGGCGGCGACGGAGGCCGCCTCACCTGACCTGAGGGTATCGGTAGGCCACCCAATGGACTTCGTCCCAGGCAGTTACGGGCAGTTCGTGATCGACGTCGGAAACGTTGGGAGCGGGCCCACGGATGGCCCTGTCACGGTGGACATGTCCCTGTCCCCCGGTCTCTCGGCCCAGATCATCAGTGCCCTGAACTGGAAGCCGACCTTCAACCCGTTACGGTGCACGCGTTCGGATGCCTTGAAGCCGGGAGCCTCGTACGAGCCCATCTTCCTGTGGGTGGAGATGGCCTCTCCCCCGCCCCCGACCGCCGCCGTGACCGTCACCATCAGCGGAGGCGGCGACGTGAGTCCGGCGAACAATACGGCCACCGATGCCGTCGCCCTGGGCCGGCCGACGGTGACCACGCTGACCAGCGATGTCAACCCGGCGACGTTCGGGCAGCCGGTGATCCTGACCGCCACGGTTAGGCCAGCCAACGGCAGCGGGACGCCTACGGGCACGGTCGCCTTCAGGGACGGTGCAGCCGACCTGGGGATGGCGGTCCTGGCGGGCGGGCGAGCCAGCCTGACCCGGTCCACCCTGGCCATCGGGGGGCACAACCTGACGGCGATCTACGCCGGTGATGCGGCCTTCAAGGGGAGCGACTCGCCGCCGCTGGCCCTTGAGGTCGGCCCGGCCGTCGGGGTCCTAACGGCCGTCGAAGTCAGTGGCAAGCCGGGGTCCACCGCCTGCCTCGAGGCCACCCTGACCCCTACGGTCGCCGGGCGGGTGATCGATTTCGCCGTCGGTGCGGTCGGCGTCGGCCGCTCGACCACTGACGCCTCCGGTCGGGCGGCGCTGTCCTGGGTCGTCCCTCTCGGCACACCGGCCGGCCCCTCGGCCTACACGGCCACCTTCACCGGGGACTTGAGCATCACCGGGACGACAGGCACCGCCATGTTGACCATCGCCGATGTCCCGCCCGTCCTGGCCCCCGTGGCCGACCAGCGCAACCTCGAGGGTCAGGCCGTGACCCTGGCGGTCATCGGCTCCGACGACAACGGTGACCCCCTGTCCTATGGGGCCACCGGCCTACCGCCCGGTCTCAGCATCAACACCGATTCGGGGGTCATTTCCGGGACCATCTCAGGCACGGCCGCCGGGGGTAGCCCGTATGGCGTGAAGGTCACGGTGACCGACCTCACGGCGAACGGCTTGGGGGACGGCCCTTTGAGCGACAGCGCCAGCCTGACCTTCTCCTGGACGGTGGACCACGATGACGTGCCCCCGACTTGGCCGGCCGCTGCCTCTCTGGCCCCTTCGGCGGTCACCGAGGACGGCCTGGTCCTGACCTGGCCGGCGGCCGCCGATAACGTGGCCGTGATCGACTATCGACTGTACCAAGACGGGTTCTTGGCCGCCGAGACGGCGGCCACGGCCCACCAAATCACGGGGTTGACCAAGAATACGGCCCACAGCTTCAAGGTCGAAGCCGGCGACCCGGCCGGCAACTGGAGCGCCGACGGTCCCACCGTGTCCGCGACAACCGCCCTCGGAGTCCCCATCCTGAGGGCCGCCCCCGAGAGTGGCTGGCTGCGGGCTGGTGACGTCATCACGGTGGGCTTCCCCGGACAGCCCGGCGTGGCGGCATCCTATGTGCTCACCTATCAGCAAAGCCCGGACGGGTCGGCCTTCGGGCCCGGTACGCCGATCGCCGGCAGCTTCGTTGAGGACGGCGGCCAGGTCTATTCGGCGGTGATCCCCATCCCGCCTGATGCCGGCTATTGGCGCGACCTTAACCTGGCGGTCCGGGCGACCGATCCGACGGGGGCCACGTGGGATACCGCCCTCGGCCTGGGTTGCCTGGTCGACACGGTTCCCCCGACCATCGTCAGCGCCGAGGCCCGCGTGACCCCGGCCGCGGGCGCGGAGGCCCTGGCGATCAGCCTCGTCAGCGAAACGGGCCTGACGGCGGAGGCCGTCCTGACCACCCCGGCTGTCCTGACCGCTCCCACCTCCACCGGCGACGCCATCCGATCACAGGCGGCCATGGCTCTCACCGTCCCGATGGCTGAGGACCCCTCGCTTCCGGGTCACTACAGCGGCGCCTATACGGGTGCGACAGGCTATCAGAACCTTCAGGTCACGGTCCGGGCCGTGGACGCGGCCGGGAATGAAGCGCAGGCCCCGGTCGCCGTCCCGGCCCCGAGCGATCACCCGGCTCCCGCCGTGGCCAGCTTCACTCTCGTCGCTCCGCCACGGCGGGTTGGCGGCGTGGCCTACTATCGTTCCGGCGAGACCCTGTCCTTCGAGGTGGTCATCGGGCCCGGTCCGAACGGAGGCCGCGCGGGTTCTGGCCGCGACGGTCCCGGGCGCACCGGCCCTGGCCGCGACGGCCCTGGACGCACCGGTCCCGGGCGCGCCGGTCCCGGCCGTACCGATCCCGAACGCGTCGTCCTGACCATCCCCGGGGCCTCCCTCGCCGGCCTCGTCGACGGAGCCCTTCTCCTGACCGAGCTGCGCCCCGGCTCCGGGGTCTACCGCGGCTCATGCAAGGTGGCCGAGGGAGACACGACCACCAGCCCGCTGAACCCCGGGGGTGTGGTCCGGGCCGAAGCCACGGTGATGGACTTCGCCGGCCGGCAGACCACGGCGGTCTCGACCTTCCGCCTGGCGGTCGACACTGTCCCGCCCGCCGCCACCGGTCTGACGGGGGGCCCGCAGCTGACCGTCGGCGCGGCAGCCATCCTGCGGTTCACTCTCACTGAACCGTCGCTGGTCCTGATCGAGAGGCAAAGGGAGGGCGGAGCCTGGGAGAAGACCCAAGCCCACAAACCGGCTTACCTACCCGCCGGCCGGCGGGTCGCCGCCGTCGCCCTGCCGATGCCCGGCGCCTACCACTTCCGCCTGACGCTGACCGACCGGGCATCGAATACGCGGACGGTCGAATTCCCGGTGACGGTGACCAGATTGAGTCCTCCTCCCCACAAGCCGCCGGCCACCGGCCCATGATCATCCCGTCCCGGGCTGAGGCCCGGGGCAGCATCCCCGAAAACGAAGGACCCCGCGCGGCTTCGGCCGCTCGGGGTCTCTCGTTCTGTCAACCTCTTGTCCGTGCCCGGCGCGTTATGTCGGCTCACCCCGGCTCCAGCCCGCGCATATCATACGAGCGTCGCCACCGGCCGCGTGGCGCCCCGCCGGCCAGGCCACCGGTGGCCGCAACCATCGCTCTCCTCACCCCCCCGCCACACTCCTGCCCGTGGGAGGGTCCTTCATGTCGGCCATTCCAGGGTCCGTGTCCGGGTTTACCCCAGCGACTTGCGATGAGCTTAAACCCGGGTGCGGCCCTGTTTGTTGCTGCCCGGCCGCCCCGGCCAAGATCGCCTGCCGCCACCTGACCAAGGTCTATGAGAACATCGGTCGGGTCAAGAAGTCCTTCGTCGCTCTCTCCGACATCAACCTGGAGGTCCGCGAGGCCGAGTTCCTGTCCATCGTCGGCCCGTCGGGTTGCGGCAAGTCGACCCTTCTGAACATCATCGGTGGGCACATCCCGCCGAGCGCCGGCGCGGTCACCGTGGGCGGCGGGCCGGTCACCGGTCCCTCCAAGCGAGTGGGCATGGTCTTCCAGAACTTCGGCCTCTTCCCCTGGCGGACGGTGGCCGGCAACGTCGAGTTCGGCCCCCAGGTGACCGGGCTCGGGCCCAAGGAGTCCCGGGAGATCGCCCTCCGCTACATCCACCTGGTCGGCCTTGACGGCTTCCTCCAGGCCTATCCTAAGCAGCTCTCGGGGGGAATGAAGCAACGGGTCGCCCTGGCCCGGGCCCTGGCCAACGACCCGGAGATCCTGCTGATGGATGAACCCCTTGGCTCCCTGGACGCCCAGACCCGCGAGACCTTGCAGGAAGAGGTCGCCCGGATTTGGGCCGACACCGGCAAGACCATCGTTTTCGTCACCCACAACATCGACGAGGCGGTCATCCTCGGCGACCGGGTGGTGGTCATGGCCGGCCCGCCCGGTCGGATCATCGACCTCATCGAAGTCGACCTTCCCGGCCCGCGCGCCCCGGCCGCGCGGCGCTTCTCCCCCAGGCTCCTCGTGTACAAGTCGCACATCTGGGAGCTCATCCGGCAGGCGGGGAAGGTCGACCAACCATGACCATCGACGAGGAAACCCTCATCTCCTCGCCCCTGCCGAACGGCCGGCCCTGGCGCCCGTGGCTCCTCCGCGCGGCCGCGTTGGTCAGCTTCGTCGGCCTCTGGCAGCTGGCCGCCAGCCTGCGTCTGGTCAACCCGGTCTTCCTCCCGGCCCCCTCGACCATCGCTCAGGCCTTTGCCGACGCCATCCGCGACGGGGCCATCTTCGTCAACAGCCTGATCAGCCTGCGCCGGGTGATCCTCGGGTTCGCCGCCGGGGCGGTCCTCGCCGTGCCCCTCGGTCTGGCCATGGGTCACTATCGCGACGTCGAGCACTTCTTCGATCCCCTCATCGAGCTGCTCCGCCCGATCCCGCCCCTGGCCTGGATTCCGCTGTCGATCATCTGGCTCGGCATCGAAGAGAGCCCGAAGATCTTCATCATCTTCCTCGGGGCCTTCTTCCCCATCCTCCTGGCCACCGTGGCCGGGGTCAAGAACGTCGACCCCATCCTCGCCCGGGCGGCCCGCAGCCTGGGAGCCGGCGGCCGCGACATCTACCTGAGGGTCGTCCTCCCGGCCGCCGTGCCGAGCATCCTGACCGGCCTGCGGGTCGGGCTCGGGGTGGCTTGGACCTGCCTGGTCGCCGCCGAACTGATCGCCGCCAGGGCC
This DNA window, taken from Bacillota bacterium, encodes the following:
- a CDS encoding aspartate/glutamate racemase family protein; translated protein: MAGAREAATVPAVGIGQAACVTAQAVADHYGIIGVLPADVYVTWQQTSRYNGGKLRAVRSLDIPVVEMADERRTAARLIEVAGELILEDRCDAVVLGCGAMPGVKAEIERRYGAPVIEPTPAAFCLIQSLIAMGLAQSRRSAPSPTVKHRT
- a CDS encoding ABC transporter ATP-binding protein, yielding MSAIPGSVSGFTPATCDELKPGCGPVCCCPAAPAKIACRHLTKVYENIGRVKKSFVALSDINLEVREAEFLSIVGPSGCGKSTLLNIIGGHIPPSAGAVTVGGGPVTGPSKRVGMVFQNFGLFPWRTVAGNVEFGPQVTGLGPKESREIALRYIHLVGLDGFLQAYPKQLSGGMKQRVALARALANDPEILLMDEPLGSLDAQTRETLQEEVARIWADTGKTIVFVTHNIDEAVILGDRVVVMAGPPGRIIDLIEVDLPGPRAPAARRFSPRLLVYKSHIWELIRQAGKVDQP
- a CDS encoding ABC transporter permease, yielding MTIDEETLISSPLPNGRPWRPWLLRAAALVSFVGLWQLAASLRLVNPVFLPAPSTIAQAFADAIRDGAIFVNSLISLRRVILGFAAGAVLAVPLGLAMGHYRDVEHFFDPLIELLRPIPPLAWIPLSIIWLGIEESPKIFIIFLGAFFPILLATVAGVKNVDPILARAARSLGAGGRDIYLRVVLPAAVPSILTGLRVGLGVAWTCLVAAELIAARAGLGYMIAAARRYLVTEVVIMGMLVIGLLGVLMEVALRAVERRITFWVEK
- a CDS encoding Ig-like domain repeat protein, which produces MEERRSLVQRLSGLLPMVRFGLWLMLLLAVGFTPLALLSPSAAAATEAASPDLRVSVGHPMDFVPGSYGQFVIDVGNVGSGPTDGPVTVDMSLSPGLSAQIISALNWKPTFNPLRCTRSDALKPGASYEPIFLWVEMASPPPPTAAVTVTISGGGDVSPANNTATDAVALGRPTVTTLTSDVNPATFGQPVILTATVRPANGSGTPTGTVAFRDGAADLGMAVLAGGRASLTRSTLAIGGHNLTAIYAGDAAFKGSDSPPLALEVGPAVGVLTAVEVSGKPGSTACLEATLTPTVAGRVIDFAVGAVGVGRSTTDASGRAALSWVVPLGTPAGPSAYTATFTGDLSITGTTGTAMLTIADVPPVLAPVADQRNLEGQAVTLAVIGSDDNGDPLSYGATGLPPGLSINTDSGVISGTISGTAAGGSPYGVKVTVTDLTANGLGDGPLSDSASLTFSWTVDHDDVPPTWPAAASLAPSAVTEDGLVLTWPAAADNVAVIDYRLYQDGFLAAETAATAHQITGLTKNTAHSFKVEAGDPAGNWSADGPTVSATTALGVPILRAAPESGWLRAGDVITVGFPGQPGVAASYVLTYQQSPDGSAFGPGTPIAGSFVEDGGQVYSAVIPIPPDAGYWRDLNLAVRATDPTGATWDTALGLGCLVDTVPPTIVSAEARVTPAAGAEALAISLVSETGLTAEAVLTTPAVLTAPTSTGDAIRSQAAMALTVPMAEDPSLPGHYSGAYTGATGYQNLQVTVRAVDAAGNEAQAPVAVPAPSDHPAPAVASFTLVAPPRRVGGVAYYRSGETLSFEVVIGPGPNGGRAGSGRDGPGRTGPGRDGPGRTGPGRAGPGRTDPERVVLTIPGASLAGLVDGALLLTELRPGSGVYRGSCKVAEGDTTTSPLNPGGVVRAEATVMDFAGRQTTAVSTFRLAVDTVPPAATGLTGGPQLTVGAAAILRFTLTEPSLVLIERQREGGAWEKTQAHKPAYLPAGRRVAAVALPMPGAYHFRLTLTDRASNTRTVEFPVTVTRLSPPPHKPPATGP